In one window of Photorhabdus laumondii subsp. laumondii DNA:
- the serS gene encoding serine--tRNA ligase: MLDPNILRNELGAVAEKLARRGYTLDVDTLRKQEERRKVLQVETETLQAERNSRSKAIGAAKARGEDIDPLRQEVNQLGEKLDTAKAELEKLQAEIRDLALSIPNIPDDSVPVGKDENDNLEVSRWGEPGKYDFEIQDHVSLGELTNGLDFAAAVKLTGSRFVVMKGQIARLHRALAQFMLNLHTEQHGYLETYVPYLVNHETLYGTGQLPKFGEDLFHTKPLEEEAESHYALIPTAEVPITNLVRGDILDENELPLKMTAHTPCFRSEAGSYGRDTRGLIRMHQFDKVELVQIVHPDESMDALEALTGHAEKVLQLLNLPYRKVLLCTGDMGFSACKTYDLEVWLPAQNTYREISSCSNMWDFQARRMQARFRGKEDKKTQLLHTLNGSGLAVGRTLVAVMENYQQADGRIEIPEVLRPYMGGLEYIG, translated from the coding sequence ATGCTCGATCCAAACATACTGCGTAATGAGCTAGGCGCAGTCGCCGAAAAACTGGCTCGCAGGGGCTATACCCTTGACGTGGATACGCTGCGCAAACAAGAAGAGCGCCGTAAAGTTTTACAAGTTGAAACTGAAACCCTGCAAGCAGAACGTAATTCCCGATCGAAAGCTATTGGTGCAGCAAAAGCCCGTGGTGAAGATATTGATCCACTGCGTCAGGAAGTGAACCAGTTAGGTGAAAAGTTGGATACAGCGAAAGCTGAACTGGAAAAACTTCAGGCTGAAATCCGTGATTTGGCTTTAAGTATCCCTAACATTCCAGATGATTCTGTACCGGTAGGTAAAGATGAGAACGATAATTTGGAAGTGAGCCGTTGGGGTGAGCCAGGTAAATATGATTTTGAGATTCAAGATCATGTTTCATTAGGTGAACTGACCAATGGTCTGGACTTTGCTGCCGCGGTTAAACTAACGGGTTCACGTTTTGTGGTGATGAAAGGGCAAATTGCTCGTCTGCATCGGGCGTTGGCGCAATTTATGCTAAACCTTCACACAGAACAGCATGGCTATTTGGAAACTTATGTTCCCTATTTGGTAAACCATGAAACCTTATATGGTACGGGTCAATTGCCGAAATTTGGTGAAGATCTTTTCCATACTAAGCCGCTGGAAGAAGAGGCGGAAAGCCATTACGCGCTGATCCCAACTGCTGAAGTTCCGATAACCAACTTGGTTCGTGGTGACATTCTGGATGAAAATGAACTGCCATTGAAAATGACCGCTCATACCCCCTGTTTCCGTTCAGAAGCGGGTTCTTATGGTCGTGACACCCGAGGTCTGATTCGTATGCACCAGTTTGATAAAGTTGAACTGGTTCAGATTGTTCATCCTGATGAATCAATGGATGCATTGGAAGCATTGACAGGGCATGCAGAGAAAGTGCTGCAATTACTGAATCTGCCATATCGTAAAGTTTTATTGTGTACCGGTGATATGGGTTTTAGCGCGTGTAAAACTTATGATTTGGAAGTGTGGTTACCGGCTCAGAACACATATCGTGAAATCTCTTCCTGTTCTAACATGTGGGATTTCCAGGCGCGCCGTATGCAAGCACGTTTCCGTGGTAAAGAAGATAAGAAAACTCAATTACTTCATACCCTGAATGGCTCTGGTTTGGCAGTTGGCCGTACTCTGGTTGCCGTTATGGAAAACTATCAGCAAGCCGATGGTCGTATTGAAATACCGGAAGTATTGCGTCCATATATGGGTGGTTTGGAATATATTGGTTGA
- a CDS encoding IS30-like element ISPlu1 family transposase: MAYTQLTETERYQISSLREAGFSQLFIAKSLKRSPSTISRELKRNQEVQTYCPEQAHLKVLARRHFAKKAVKITPEVKRWIKRLIWKDLSPEQVADYLKQHKGISLHHETIYRLIYQDKREGGDLWQHLRIARKPYRKRYGRYERRGKIKNRVSIDERPEIVDKKERIGDWEGDTIIGKDKKSVLLTLVDRKTLYTIIVKLDSKQASEVAKAAVKVLYPLKQKVKTITFDNGLEFADHEIIGEELETQIYFAHPYSPWERGINENINGLIRQYFPKGTNFNEISDQEINFVVNRLNNRPRKTRGGKTPNELFKGIRTCLLPD, translated from the coding sequence ATGGCCTATACACAACTGACCGAAACAGAAAGATACCAGATTTCCAGTTTAAGAGAAGCGGGTTTTTCACAGCTTTTTATTGCGAAGTCACTTAAGCGAAGCCCATCGACCATCAGCAGAGAATTGAAGAGAAATCAAGAAGTCCAGACATACTGCCCTGAACAGGCTCATTTGAAGGTATTGGCGCGTCGTCATTTTGCTAAAAAGGCCGTGAAAATAACGCCGGAAGTAAAAAGATGGATAAAACGGTTAATTTGGAAAGATTTAAGCCCTGAACAGGTGGCTGATTATTTGAAGCAACATAAAGGGATATCTTTGCATCATGAGACGATTTATAGACTGATTTATCAAGATAAAAGAGAGGGGGGTGATTTATGGCAACATCTGCGAATAGCCAGAAAACCCTATCGCAAACGCTATGGTCGCTATGAAAGAAGAGGTAAAATTAAAAATCGGGTCAGTATTGATGAACGCCCGGAAATTGTTGATAAAAAAGAACGTATTGGGGACTGGGAAGGAGATACGATAATAGGGAAAGATAAAAAAAGTGTCTTATTAACATTGGTTGACCGCAAGACGCTGTATACAATTATCGTTAAACTTGATAGCAAGCAGGCATCAGAAGTCGCGAAAGCAGCAGTGAAAGTATTATACCCGTTAAAACAAAAGGTTAAGACCATCACGTTCGATAACGGTTTGGAGTTCGCAGATCATGAAATCATCGGTGAAGAATTAGAAACCCAAATTTACTTTGCTCACCCTTATTCGCCTTGGGAAAGAGGGATCAATGAGAATATCAATGGGTTAATCAGACAATACTTTCCAAAGGGAACCAATTTTAATGAAATCTCTGATCAGGAAATAAATTTTGTGGTAAACCGATTAAATAATCGTCCTCGAAAAACACGGGGTGGGAAAACACCGAATGAATTATTTAAAGGAATACGAACATGTTTACTTCCAGATTAA
- a CDS encoding BPSS1780 family membrane protein → MEWISQAWGIVKRKLGMWILLSIIYFIIIFVLQLIPFLGVFTVLFGPVFLGGIIAMCEKQRTTGEFEPGLLFSGFQKNFVSLLGIGALSFGIMLLGIVAMFIISSSTMAHILLDNQYDEIPVEVFPNDLSPLYLGAFVLIIFNIFGTALTWFAPALIVIHNLKFGAAVSMSLEAVKKNLLPGFLFFMVMAVMFIISIMTLGLGLLITIPLFLVSYYSSYRSIFIGKEKLSSLII, encoded by the coding sequence ATGGAATGGATTAGTCAAGCATGGGGTATCGTCAAACGTAAATTGGGTATGTGGATACTACTTAGTATCATTTATTTCATTATCATATTTGTTTTACAGCTTATTCCTTTCCTTGGGGTATTTACTGTACTTTTTGGTCCAGTATTTTTGGGTGGTATTATTGCCATGTGTGAAAAACAGAGAACTACCGGAGAATTTGAACCAGGGCTGTTATTCAGCGGATTTCAGAAAAACTTTGTATCACTGCTTGGCATTGGTGCTTTATCATTTGGCATCATGCTTCTTGGAATTGTCGCAATGTTTATTATCAGCAGTAGTACAATGGCTCATATATTGTTAGATAACCAATATGATGAGATCCCGGTTGAAGTATTCCCAAATGATCTCTCTCCATTATACCTTGGTGCTTTTGTTCTGATTATTTTTAACATTTTTGGTACTGCTTTAACCTGGTTCGCACCAGCATTAATCGTCATTCATAATTTGAAATTTGGGGCTGCCGTGTCAATGAGTTTGGAAGCTGTGAAGAAGAATTTATTACCCGGTTTCTTATTCTTCATGGTCATGGCAGTAATGTTCATAATTTCTATCATGACTTTGGGTTTGGGCCTTTTAATAACCATTCCCCTATTTTTAGTCAGCTATTATTCCTCATACCGTAGCATTTTTATTGGAAAGGAGAAATTATCTTCTTTAATTATTTAA
- the pflA gene encoding pyruvate formate lyase 1-activating protein, with product MSVLGRIHSFESCGTVDGPGIRFIVFFQGCLMRCLYCHNRDTWDTHGGKDVTVEELIKEATAYRHFMNASGGGVTASGGEAVLQAEFVRDWFRACHAEGIHTCLDTNGFVRRYGPVIDELMDATDLVMLDLKQLNDEIHQKLVGVSNHRTLEFARYLAKRNQKTWIRYVVVPGWSDDNESAHKLGEFTNDMKNIEKIELLPYHELGKHKWTTMGEKYQLEGVKPPAKETMERVKNILESYGHKVIY from the coding sequence ATGTCCGTACTTGGTCGTATCCACTCTTTCGAATCCTGTGGCACCGTTGATGGCCCCGGTATCCGGTTTATTGTTTTCTTTCAAGGTTGCCTGATGCGTTGTCTCTATTGCCATAACCGCGACACATGGGATACCCACGGCGGCAAAGACGTGACCGTTGAAGAATTGATAAAAGAAGCAACAGCCTATCGTCATTTTATGAACGCATCCGGTGGCGGGGTTACTGCATCGGGTGGTGAAGCCGTTCTTCAAGCTGAATTTGTACGTGACTGGTTCCGAGCCTGTCATGCCGAAGGTATTCATACTTGTCTTGACACTAATGGATTTGTCCGCCGCTATGGTCCAGTTATTGATGAATTGATGGATGCAACAGATCTCGTTATGCTCGATTTGAAGCAACTTAATGATGAGATTCATCAGAAATTAGTCGGTGTCTCCAATCATCGCACCTTGGAGTTTGCCCGCTATCTGGCTAAACGTAACCAGAAAACTTGGATCCGTTACGTTGTAGTTCCCGGCTGGTCCGATGATAATGAGTCCGCTCATAAGCTAGGTGAATTTACCAACGATATGAAAAATATTGAAAAAATAGAACTTCTGCCTTATCACGAACTGGGTAAACATAAATGGACGACTATGGGGGAAAAATATCAGTTGGAAGGTGTAAAACCGCCTGCAAAAGAGACTATGGAGAGAGTGAAAAACATTTTGGAAAGTTATGGTCATAAGGTTATCTATTAA
- a CDS encoding IS1634-like element ISPlu4 family transposase yields MSTPIPAIKRLDHLGLIAAFCHEAGLPRMIDAIIPKYSSHTVSHGDAFLAMILNGLGFHSRTLHMFSGFFQHKPIARLIGADIEAEHLNDDVLGRTLDALYEAGVSEVYQVLAEQVVDKLGLNPDSVHLDITSFHVDGDYDSALGDDTKRIALVPGYSRDHRPELNQVVLELICENQAGIPVYMQAMSGNTNDAKAFAQTIKTHIQCLKAAQNSRYFVADAALYTEAAIASLHQQKQRFITRVPLTIKEAKQSLLNVTAEQFSPISEGYSGCWVTSSYGGVPQRWLLVNSTAAEKRENQTFRKNTLRETENESKQFDKLGKKPFACREDALQALHDFESQCQFIGIASPEIQAITAYAGRGKPGKHQPPKSVHYQLAGQAYTRLDKVKQARLRVGRFILATNERDEGRLDMAALLANYKAQQKVERGFRFLKSPEFLTSAIFLKKPERIEALLMVMTCCLMVYAALEHKIRHELKQNVPFFPDMKNKPTQSPTARWVFLAFEGISTFEFQEHKMVTGMQSYHHELLSLLGAQYKAVYS; encoded by the coding sequence ATGTCCACACCTATACCTGCCATTAAACGTCTCGATCATCTTGGCCTTATCGCCGCTTTTTGTCATGAAGCCGGTTTACCCCGCATGATTGATGCCATTATCCCAAAATATTCATCGCATACTGTCTCTCACGGCGACGCTTTTCTGGCGATGATCCTTAACGGGCTGGGGTTTCACAGCCGGACATTGCACATGTTTTCCGGCTTTTTTCAACATAAGCCGATTGCGCGTTTAATTGGTGCTGACATTGAAGCTGAACACCTTAATGATGATGTGCTCGGCCGTACACTGGATGCCTTATATGAAGCGGGGGTGTCGGAAGTTTATCAGGTGCTTGCTGAGCAAGTGGTTGATAAATTAGGGTTAAATCCCGATTCCGTTCATTTGGATATCACGAGTTTTCATGTCGATGGTGACTATGACAGCGCATTGGGAGATGACACAAAACGTATTGCACTGGTGCCGGGTTATAGCCGGGATCACCGGCCTGAACTGAACCAGGTTGTCCTTGAACTGATTTGCGAAAATCAGGCAGGTATCCCTGTCTATATGCAGGCTATGAGCGGGAATACGAATGATGCCAAAGCCTTTGCCCAGACGATCAAAACCCATATTCAATGCCTGAAAGCAGCACAAAACAGCCGCTACTTTGTGGCCGATGCCGCCCTTTATACTGAAGCCGCGATCGCTTCGCTTCATCAGCAAAAACAACGATTTATTACGCGTGTTCCCCTGACGATCAAGGAAGCTAAACAGTCTCTCCTGAACGTGACAGCGGAGCAATTCAGCCCCATCAGTGAGGGCTATTCAGGCTGCTGGGTGACGTCATCATATGGCGGCGTTCCTCAGCGTTGGTTACTGGTGAACAGTACGGCGGCAGAAAAACGTGAAAACCAGACTTTCCGGAAAAACACACTCAGGGAAACAGAAAACGAGTCTAAACAGTTCGACAAACTGGGCAAAAAGCCCTTTGCCTGCCGGGAGGATGCCTTACAGGCACTGCATGATTTTGAGTCTCAATGCCAGTTTATCGGCATCGCCTCGCCGGAAATTCAGGCGATTACCGCGTATGCGGGGCGCGGGAAACCCGGCAAGCATCAACCCCCCAAATCGGTTCATTATCAATTAGCCGGTCAGGCTTATACCCGGTTAGACAAGGTGAAGCAGGCCAGATTGCGGGTCGGGAGGTTTATTTTAGCGACCAATGAACGGGATGAAGGACGGCTTGATATGGCGGCGTTACTGGCTAATTATAAGGCACAACAAAAGGTGGAGCGGGGTTTTCGCTTCCTGAAAAGTCCGGAATTCCTGACGTCTGCCATTTTCCTGAAAAAACCGGAGCGGATAGAAGCGCTGTTAATGGTGATGACATGTTGTCTCATGGTTTATGCGGCGCTGGAACATAAAATTCGCCATGAATTGAAACAAAATGTGCCGTTTTTCCCCGATATGAAGAACAAACCGACACAATCCCCCACCGCGCGTTGGGTATTTCTGGCCTTTGAAGGGATCAGCACCTTTGAATTTCAAGAACATAAAATGGTGACAGGAATGCAATCTTACCACCATGAGCTTTTGAGTTTATTAGGTGCACAATATAAAGCGGTTTATTCCTGA
- a CDS encoding replication-associated recombination protein A yields MNNLSLDFSQNEFRPLAARMRPMTLEQYIGQRHLLAEGKPLPRAIRAGQLHSMILWGPPGTGKTTLAEIIGHYAQADVERISAVTSGIKEIRESIEKARQNRNAGRRTILFVDEVHRFNKSQQDAFLPHIEDGTITFIGATTENPSFELNSALLSRARVYLLKSLTTEEIEQVLEQAMSDKERGYHGQNIVLPENTRHMIAELVAGDARRSLNLLEMMADMAETNAQGQRVLTPALLKEVSGERSARFDNKGDRYYDLISALHKSVRGSAPDAALYWYARIITAGGDPLYVARRLLAIASEDVGNADPRGMQVAIAAWDCFTRVGPAEGERAIAQAIVYLACAPKSNAVYTAFKAAMADAKEKPDYDVPVHLRNAPTKLMKEMGLGEEYRYAHDEPNAYAAGEVYFPPEIRETRYYHPTNRGLEGKIGDKLAWLAEQDQNSPIKRYR; encoded by the coding sequence GTGAACAACCTGTCACTCGATTTTTCTCAAAATGAATTCCGGCCATTGGCCGCGCGTATGCGGCCGATGACATTAGAGCAATATATCGGCCAGCGGCATTTACTTGCTGAGGGAAAACCTCTGCCAAGGGCTATCCGGGCTGGACAACTGCACTCCATGATTTTATGGGGGCCACCGGGGACGGGCAAAACAACATTAGCTGAAATTATTGGGCATTATGCTCAGGCTGATGTTGAACGGATATCTGCGGTCACTTCCGGCATCAAAGAGATACGTGAATCGATTGAAAAAGCGCGTCAGAACCGGAATGCAGGGCGTAGAACTATCCTGTTTGTTGATGAAGTACATCGATTTAACAAAAGCCAACAGGATGCTTTTCTGCCACACATTGAAGATGGCACGATCACCTTTATCGGCGCTACGACAGAAAACCCCTCTTTTGAACTGAATTCTGCATTACTTTCACGGGCACGTGTCTATCTGCTTAAATCATTGACAACAGAAGAGATTGAGCAGGTGCTTGAGCAGGCCATGAGTGATAAAGAGCGCGGTTATCATGGTCAGAATATCGTTTTGCCTGAAAATACCCGTCACATGATCGCGGAGCTGGTTGCTGGCGATGCCCGTCGTTCATTGAATTTGCTGGAAATGATGGCGGATATGGCAGAAACCAATGCTCAGGGACAGAGGGTTTTGACACCGGCGCTATTGAAAGAGGTCAGTGGAGAGCGAAGTGCTCGTTTTGATAATAAAGGTGATCGTTATTACGATTTGATTTCAGCATTGCATAAATCCGTTCGTGGCTCTGCCCCTGACGCTGCGCTTTACTGGTATGCGCGGATCATTACCGCCGGCGGTGATCCGTTATATGTAGCCCGTCGTTTATTGGCTATTGCTTCCGAAGATGTTGGTAATGCCGATCCTCGGGGAATGCAGGTAGCTATTGCTGCATGGGATTGTTTTACGCGTGTCGGGCCGGCAGAAGGTGAAAGAGCGATTGCTCAAGCTATTGTTTACCTTGCCTGTGCGCCGAAAAGTAACGCGGTTTATACCGCTTTTAAAGCAGCGATGGCTGATGCGAAAGAAAAACCTGATTATGATGTTCCTGTGCATTTGCGCAATGCACCGACAAAATTGATGAAAGAGATGGGGCTTGGCGAAGAATATCGTTATGCCCATGACGAACCTAATGCTTATGCGGCGGGTGAAGTTTATTTTCCACCTGAGATACGGGAAACCCGCTATTACCATCCGACTAACCGAGGGTTAGAAGGTAAAATAGGCGATAAACTCGCCTGGCTTGCTGAACAGGATCAAAATAGCCCGATAAAACGCTATCGCTAA
- a CDS encoding Rpn family recombination-promoting nuclease/putative transposase — protein MAKKEKRPHHDGLFKYFLTQPETAREFLSLYLPEEIQLLCDLATLKLEPGSFVDEHLRQLHSDVLYSVETARGQGYIYCLIEHQSTPDPLMAWRLMYYAMLAMAAHLKKGHTELPLVAPLLFYHGEIRPYPYSNRWLDCFTLPEQAARLYRQAFPLVDVSVLSDEEILTHKGVALMELVQKHIRCRDMQEWLLQLVELLNAGYNTTEQLNVVLLYILLNGHTLDLSHFVHQLIEQSPEHETMLMTIAEQLEQKGLERGIKQGIELGREEGREEGREEGKLETACALLRHGVSLDIIVTSTGLSRDKIEALKH, from the coding sequence GTGGCAAAGAAAGAAAAACGGCCTCACCATGACGGATTATTTAAATATTTTTTAACGCAGCCTGAAACGGCCAGAGAGTTTCTATCCCTTTATTTGCCCGAAGAAATCCAGTTGTTGTGTGATTTAGCCACATTGAAACTGGAGCCCGGCAGTTTTGTGGATGAGCATTTACGTCAACTGCACAGTGATGTGTTGTACTCGGTCGAAACGGCCCGGGGACAGGGCTATATCTATTGCCTGATTGAACATCAGTCCACCCCTGACCCGTTAATGGCCTGGCGGCTGATGTATTATGCCATGTTAGCCATGGCGGCTCACCTGAAAAAAGGCCATACTGAACTCCCGTTGGTGGCACCTCTGCTGTTTTATCATGGTGAGATTCGGCCGTATCCTTACTCAAACCGGTGGCTGGATTGTTTCACGCTCCCCGAACAGGCGGCTCGCTTATACCGTCAGGCGTTTCCGTTGGTGGACGTCAGTGTGCTCAGCGATGAAGAGATCCTGACGCATAAAGGGGTTGCCCTGATGGAGCTGGTGCAAAAACATATTCGCTGTCGGGATATGCAGGAATGGCTCCTCCAATTGGTGGAACTCTTGAATGCAGGGTATAATACAACCGAGCAGCTCAATGTGGTGTTACTCTATATTTTACTGAATGGACATACGCTGGATCTCTCACATTTTGTCCATCAACTGATTGAACAATCTCCGGAGCATGAAACGATGTTGATGACTATTGCAGAACAGCTTGAACAAAAAGGGCTTGAGCGAGGTATCAAGCAAGGTATTGAGCTAGGTCGAGAGGAAGGTCGAGAAGAAGGCCGAGAGGAAGGTAAACTGGAAACGGCTTGTGCCTTATTACGGCATGGCGTGAGTTTGGACATTATTGTCACCAGTACCGGCCTGAGCCGGGATAAAATCGAAGCGTTAAAGCATTAA
- a CDS encoding BPSS1780 family membrane protein, with the protein MLIPFIGIFTLFLNPVFIGGIIAVCEKQRTSGEFELSLLFNGFQKNFASLLGIGALTLGIILLGVIAMFIAGGSAVIHILLAAQHGEISVEMLQNSLFSLLLGLFILMVFSIVNAALTWFAPALIVIHNLKFGAAISMSLAAVKKNLLPGLLFFITSALIFIISVMTFGLSFLISIPVLLVSYYSSYRSIFISKEKSSTF; encoded by the coding sequence ATGCTTATTCCCTTTATTGGAATATTTACCTTGTTTCTGAACCCAGTATTTATCGGCGGTATAATTGCCGTGTGCGAAAAACAGAGGACTAGCGGAGAATTCGAGCTAAGTCTGTTGTTCAACGGATTTCAGAAAAACTTTGCATCACTGCTCGGCATTGGTGCTTTAACGCTTGGTATTATACTCCTCGGTGTTATCGCAATGTTTATTGCCGGTGGTAGTGCCGTAATTCATATTCTATTAGCCGCTCAACATGGTGAAATTTCAGTCGAAATGCTTCAAAATAGCCTGTTCTCATTACTTCTTGGTCTCTTTATTCTGATGGTTTTCTCAATTGTGAATGCCGCATTGACCTGGTTTGCACCAGCGCTAATTGTTATCCATAATTTAAAATTTGGGGCCGCCATATCAATGAGCCTGGCCGCAGTGAAAAAAAATCTATTACCTGGTTTATTATTCTTTATCACCTCCGCGCTCATTTTCATAATTTCGGTAATGACTTTTGGTTTAAGTTTTCTAATCTCTATACCAGTACTTTTAGTTAGTTATTATTCTTCCTACCGCAGCATTTTTATCAGTAAGGAGAAATCATCCACATTTTAA